The Lysobacterales bacterium nucleotide sequence CCCGGGCTAGGCCGGCGCCTGCTGGCCGTGGCCGCCCTGCTGGCGGTGCTGGCCGGTGCCACCTTCCTCACCGCCCGCTGGCTGCTGCGTCCCGACAACCTGGCGCGCACCCTGGTCGCCTGGGTCGAGCGGGAGCTCGACGCCACCCTGGTGCTGGACGCGCCGCCCGGCCTGCGCCTGGTGCCGCGCCTGCAACTGACCCTGGAACAGGTCCGCGTTGAACGCGCCGGGCAACCGCTGGCGGCGGCGCGCGAGTTGCGCCTCGCCCTGCCCTGGTCGGCGCTGTGGAACGGCGGCCTGGCGGTCGACAGCCTGCTGCTGCGCCGGCCGGAACTGGATTGGCAAGGCCTGCTGGCCCTGCTGCGCGACCTGCAGCCGGCGTCCCCCGCCAGCCCCCGCCGGACCAGCCTGCCCAGCATTGCCGTGGGTCTGCGCGTGGAGGACGGCGTGCTCAGCTCGGGCGTGGCGGGCAATGGCGGCTGGCGGCTGGACCAGGTGTCGCTGGTGACCACGCCGCTGCGGGACGGCCGCACCTTCCGAATCGACGCCGGCGCCCGCCTGCGCGGCGAAACCACGCGCACCCTGTCGTTGTCCGCCGCCGGTCGGCCTCAGACCGGTGCGGAGGGCCTGCGCCTGGACGAGCTGTCGATCCGCCTGGTGGTGGGCGCCGCCGACGGACCGCTGGACCAGGGCGTGGTGGTCGAGACCAGCGGCGCCCTGACCCTGGCCGATGGCGCCATCGCCGCCGCCGACCTGCAGTTGCGCGTGCCAGCCTGGCCGGACGGTGTTCCGCTGCCGCCCGGCGTGCAGGCCGGCGTGCCCGTGGGCCTCACCCTGGTCCTGCCGTCGGGCGCCGAGTCGGCCGACCTCGACCTGCGCCAGGACGGCCTGGCCCTGCACGCCCGCCTGCACGCCAGCGAACTGCAGCAGGCGCTGGGCAGCCTCGGCCAACCGCTGGCGGCCCTGGCCGCGGTGCGCGGCCACTGGCGCCTGGATCGCCTGGCCACCGGTGGCGTGACCATCGAAGGCGTCGAGCTGGACATCGTGCCGCTGCCGGACACTGGCCCAGGCAGCCAGACCCTTGGCGACGATTGAGCCCCTTCCAGGCTTCGCCGCGCGCCTGCTGCGCTGGCACGCCAGCCACGGCCGCCACAACCTGCCCTGGCAGCAGCCGCGCACCCCCTACCGGGTGTGGCTGAGCGAGATCATGCTGCAGCAGACCCAGGTCGCCACCGTCATCCCCTACTTCCAGCGCTTCGTCGACGCCCTGCCCGACCTCCCGGCGCTGGCCGCCGCGCCCCAGGACCAGGTGCTGGCCCTGTGGTCGGGCCTGGGTTACTACAGCCGCGCGCGCAACCTGCATGCCGCCGCGCGCGCCTGCATGGAACGCCACGGCGGCGAGCTGCCGAGCGATGTCGAGGTGCTGGCCGGCCTGCCCGGCATCGGCCGTTCGACCGCCGGCGCCATCGCCGCCCAGGCGTACGGCATCGCCGCGCCGATCCTGGACGGCAACGTGCGCCGGGTGCTGTGCCGCAGCCATGGCATCGACGGCTTCCCGGGCAGCGCCGCGGTCGAGAAGCGGCTGTGGCAGCTCGCCCGTGAGCTGCTGCCGGCGAACGATCCGGCCGACTACACCCAGGCGCAGATGGACCTGGGCGCCACCGTCTGCACCCGCGCCCGTCCGGCCTGCCTGCGCTGTCCCCTGGCTGCGGACTGCCGCGCGCTGGCCAGCGAGCGCGTCGCCGAGCTGCCCCAGCCAAGGCCGCGCAGGTCGCTGC carries:
- the mutY gene encoding A/G-specific adenine glycosylase, which encodes MEPLPGFAARLLRWHASHGRHNLPWQQPRTPYRVWLSEIMLQQTQVATVIPYFQRFVDALPDLPALAAAPQDQVLALWSGLGYYSRARNLHAAARACMERHGGELPSDVEVLAGLPGIGRSTAGAIAAQAYGIAAPILDGNVRRVLCRSHGIDGFPGSAAVEKRLWQLARELLPANDPADYTQAQMDLGATVCTRARPACLRCPLAADCRALASERVAELPQPRPRRSLPERSAHWLLLVDPGGPRVLLERRPEQGLWGGLWSLPEFPDRQALDGAVALLGLRHDRATPLPPVRHLFTHFALTAQPWQVEAPASAIAEPGRQRWLAGDALADTGLPQPVRRLLVGVLR